The following are from one region of the Pocillopora verrucosa isolate sample1 chromosome 3, ASM3666991v2, whole genome shotgun sequence genome:
- the LOC131774249 gene encoding zinc finger MYM-type protein 1-like, with protein sequence MTQIKPLQNALGTIQALHNFLDASPKRHALFSDTEVQGEDLKLTLKSLSAMRWSCRWEAVKAVYGQIERIVKALLTLSADKDPKTYSESRALLTAICDLEFIFGLCLLKVILSNTSSLCRYLQGKTVDVISARRNADMTIQTLRQCRNEESFNSVWQLASAMGLKINKWLTNSEFELREARAPRQTPLLRLQALVGERQTQLTPESHHCINTYYASIDKVLSVLELRFSRNDQDILFALGNICHSETPDKESFSRIAKFYNIDGEILEAEQKVYASFRHVRGLGYTTVSEMLETMCENDLFDRFPEFSSVAHILAVIPATPCSAERSFSALRRLKTYLRSTMGQQRVSNIALINIERAYANSVVNNDMDRIIDIFGRRNGRDSYFF encoded by the coding sequence ATGACACAGATTAAACCACTGCAAAACGCTTTGGGGACTATCCAGGCTCTGCACAACTTTTTAGATGCGAGTCCCAAACGACACGCCCTGTTTAGTGACACAGAAGTACAAGGCGAGGATCTGAAACTGACGCTGAAGTCATTGAGTGCCATGCGATGGTCATGCCGGTGGGAAGCCGTAAAAGCCGTATACGGGCAAATAGAACGTATTGTAAAAGCCCTGCTCACGCTGTCTGCAGACAAAGATCCGAAAACCTACTCTGAGAGCAGAGCCTTGTTGACCGCCATTTGTGACTTGGAGTTTATCTTCGGACTGTGTTTGCTGAAAGTAATCCTGAGCAACACCAGTAGTTTGTGTCGATATCTTCAGGGGAAGACGGTTGACGTCATCTCCGCTCGTAGAAATGCCGACATGACCATTCAGACCCTACGCCAGTGTCGGAATGAAGAAAGTTTCAACAGCGTATGGCAGTTAGCATCAGCAATGGGTCTGAAAATTAATAAGTGGCTGACCAATTCTGAGTTTGAATTACGAGAGGCCAGGGCACCCAGACAGACGCCATTGCTCCGCCTTCAAGCCCTTGTAGGTGAACGACAAACGCAGCTGACACCGGAATCGCACCACTGTATTAACACCTACTATGCTTCCATCGACAAGGTGCTGTCCGTGCTTGAGCTCAGGTTTAGCAGAAATGACCAGGATATCCTCTTTGCTTTGGGAAATATCTGCCACAGTGAAACACCTGATAAAGAAAGCTTCTCCCGCATTGCTAAGTTTTACAACATCGACGGCGAGATTCTGGAAGCCGAGCAGAAAGTGTACGCGAGTTTTCGTCATGTGCGCGGATTGGGCTACACGACTGTTTCAGAAATGCTAGAGACAATGTGTGAGAATGATCTATTCGATAGGTTTCCAGAGTTTTCCAGTGTGGCGCATATCCTTGCAGTGATACCTGCTACACCGTGTTCAGCAGAGCGATCATTCAGTGCGTTGCGCAGATTGAAAACTTACCTCCGCAGCACCATGGGGCAACAACGTGTCAGTAACATTGCACTTATCAACATTGAAAGGGCGTATGCCAACTCTGTAGTCAACAATGACATGGATCGTATCATTGATATCTTCGGTCGTCGAAATGGCAGAgacagttatttcttttaa